In the genome of Rhodamnia argentea isolate NSW1041297 chromosome 3, ASM2092103v1, whole genome shotgun sequence, one region contains:
- the LOC125314479 gene encoding disease resistance protein Roq1-like gives MYIQRDCAVKAIVLELPKRTEICIGPDAFTKPRKLKLLILRNVSFQGPVCLPNQLRYLEWAGCIPWIPEFSSGPNKLVVLDVSGGRMLGEPKQFEFSQGFQNLKYISFYECGLLVCTPNLSCTPNLMELEIQSCDNLEVVHESIANHDKLQVVDINDCPKLHYFPILHSKTLQALRIEECEYFERFPDIPHELEGLKELCFRYTAIEEVPTSIEYLVSLRRMCLGGCDRLISLSSSIYKLQNLEELELNECKKLTTFPKYDYSADSGMKTGLPKLRKLDFRYCSLFEVEFLENLFCVPLLESLELHGNEITSLPTSIHKRDHLSTLIVSWCDGLREIPKLPPYVILFDAQNHHSLKNTDHLTSLNDFVCRGLAMADISSQVRLSLSLSLSLSSLWSWKT, from the exons ATGTATATACAGAGAGATTGTGCTGTCAAAGCCATAGTGTTGGAGTTACCTAAGCGGACAGAGATATGTATTGGTCCCGATGCTTTTACTAAACCGAGAAAGTTGAAATTGCTTATCTTGCGCAATGTTTCTTTCCAAGGTCCTGTATGTCTTCCTAATCAGCTAAGATATTTGGAATGGGCTGGATGCATTCCctggattccagaattttcctctggTCCAAATAAATTAGTGGTACTTGATGTCAGCGGAGGCAGAATGCTGGGAGAGCCAAAACAATTTGAG TTTTCGCAGGGCTTCCAAAACTTGAAGTACATCAGTTTCTATGAATGCGGCTTGCTGGTTTGTACACCCAACTTGTCCTGTACTCCAAATCTGATGGAGTTGGAGATCCAGTCTTGCGACAACTTGGAAGTAGTACATGAGTCGATTGCAAATCATGACAAGTTACAGGTGGTGGATATAAATGATTGCCCTAAACTTCATTATTTTCCAATTCTCCATTCAAAAACTCTCCAAGCTCTCCGTATTGAAGAATGCGAATATTTTGAAAGGTTCCCGGATATTCCACATGAACTCGAAGGCCTAAAAGAGCTTTGTTTTAGATATACTGCAATCGAAGAAGTTCCTACATCAATAGAATATCTTGTCTCTTTGAGGAGAATGTGCTTAGGTGGTTGCGACAGGCTGATAAGCCTTTCgtctagcatttacaagttacaaaactTAGAAGAATTGGAACTTAACGAGTGCAAAAAGCTAACCACCTTCCCCAAGTACGATTATTCAGCTGATTCAGGCATGAAGACCGGACTTCCAAAATTACGCAAATTAGACTTTAGGTATTGTAGTCTATTCGAAGTCGAGTTTCTTGAGAATCTTTTCTGTGTTCCCCTTTTAGAAAGTTTAGAGCTGCATGGGAACGAAATTACCAGCCTTCCTACGTCCATCCACAAGCGTGATCATTTGTCCACATTGATAGTTTCATGGTGCGATGGATTACGAGAGATTCCGAAGCTTCCACCATATGTTATTTTGTTTGACGCGCAAAATCACCATTCTCTGAAGAATACTGATCATTTGACTTCATTGAATGATTTTGTCTGTAGAGGGTTGGCCATGGCTGATATTTCCTCGCAggttagactctctctctctctctctctctctctctcatcattgTGGAGTTGGAAAACTTAA